A window from Cucumis sativus mitochondrion chromosome 1, complete sequence encodes these proteins:
- the mttB gene encoding transport membrane protein (start and stop codons not determined), with protein IYPLNYSTISYEFHFAPETIIGEVRIRFVRILIGLALTWFTRYWFPEELISPLAKPFLTLPLDSYFVCTQSTEAFPTYLAMSSIACSYFVFPLISHQIWCFLIPSCYGEQRTKYNLFLYLSGSRFSLFLFLSLPRVVPNVWHFPYFVGATSTNSLMIKLQPKIYDHIMLTVRISFILSVCSQVPVIVIRLPELRGLSVETFTNNRRFLMVFPLFTAALSTPPDIWCQIVAPFLISLMMELAIFVASIVQVRSEGWTSGMR; from the coding sequence ATATATCCTTTGAATTACTCAACTATATCCTATGAATTTCATTTCGCACCGGAAACTATTATCGGAGAAGTTCGAATCCGTTTCGTTCGGATATTGATCGGTCTTGCTTTGACATGGTTTACGCGTTACTGGTTCCCGGAAGAGTTAATATCTCCATTAGCTAAACCCTTTCTTACCCTGCCTTTGGACTCGTATTTTGTTTGTACACAATCAACGGAGGCCTTCCCGACATATCTTGCAATGTCTTCAATAGCATGCTCTTACTTCGTCTTTCCCTTAATAAGTCATCAAATTTGGTGCTTTTTGATCCCCAGTTGCTATGGAGAACAAAGGACGAAATACAATCTCTTCCTCTATTTAAGTGGTTCTCGCTTCTCCTTATTCCTCTTCCTAAGTCTTCCCCGGGTAGTTCCCAATGTTTGGCACTTTCCATACTTCGTGGGTGCAACATCAACAAATTCGCTCATGATCAAGTTACAACCTAAGATCTATGACCATATTATGTTAACAGTTCGTATTTCGTTCATTCTATCGGTATGCTCCCAGGTACCTGTAATTGTGATCCGTTTGCCAGAACTAAGGGGTCTTTCTGTGGAAACCTTCACGAACAATCGTCGTTTTTTGATGGTTTTTCCGCTTTTCACAGCTGCTCTTTCCACACCTCCGGATATCTGGTGCCAAATCGTCGCCCCTTTCCTTATTTCTTTGATGATGGAGTTGGCTATCTTTGTGGCATCGATTGTACAAGTTCGTTCAGAGGGCTGGACGAGTGGAATGAGG